Within Candidatus Dadabacteria bacterium, the genomic segment GAGAGGTAAACGGTCCCGTTAATGCGGTATCTCCAAATCCGGTGACTAACAGGCAGTTTACCGCCACTCTTGCGTCAGTTCTACGAAGACCCGCATGGTTTTCAACTCCCGCATTTGCCGTAAGGCTTTTGTTCGGAGAGATGGGCCGCTCCACGATGCTTGTCGGCTGCAAGGTTTTTCCTGAGAAACTTCTTTCCTCCGGTTACGAGTTTTTGCACGAAGATCTGGGTTGCGTACTTGAGGATGTTGTTCTGAAATAAAATGTCGAAGAAAAATAAGTTCCATTCACGCCAGTACCTGAAATTGAAACTTGAAAGAAAAGATCTTGACGAAAACCCGTTTGTTCAGTTTGATCTCTGGTATGGCGAGGTTCTTAAAGCGGAAATCGATTTTCCAAACGCTTTTATTCTTTCTACGGTAGGAGCGGATGGCGTTCCGTCCTCAAGAGTGGTGCTTCTCAAGGGTTATGACGAAAGGGGTTTTTCCTTCTATTCAAATTCTCTTAGTCGTAAGGGACGAGATGTAGCTGAGAATCCGGTCGCTTCGCTTTGCTTCTGGTGGTCTGAATTTGAAAGACAGGTGAAGATAGACGGCGAAGTCTCACTTCTGCCAGAACGGGAAGCCGATGAATATTTTACGTCTAGACCTCGCCAAAGCCGGGTAGGAGCATGTGTTTCGAAGCAGAGCGAGGTTGTTGCAAGCAGGCAACTGCTTGAGGAGCAATACGACCAGTTCCGGTCTGAACGGAAAGGAAAAAGTATAGCGCGGCCTGAATTCTGGAAAGGATACGTAGTGAGTCCAGTGCGCTTTGAGTTCTGGCAGGGAAGAAAGAACAGGCTTCACGATCGTTTCAGATATATTCCTTCCCCAGATGGTGGCTGGAGTATAGACAGGCTTTACCCATAGTCCGCGGAAAGAAGAATCGATAGCTCCTGATTATCTGGTTGCGCGATAGAGCGCTACTACTCCCATAGTGAGTTCCGAGTATTGGCAATCCCGAAATCCTGCGTTTTCAAGATGGCTTATGAAATTCTTTCTTTGAGGAAA encodes:
- the pdxH gene encoding pyridoxamine 5'-phosphate oxidase, encoding MSKKNKFHSRQYLKLKLERKDLDENPFVQFDLWYGEVLKAEIDFPNAFILSTVGADGVPSSRVVLLKGYDERGFSFYSNSLSRKGRDVAENPVASLCFWWSEFERQVKIDGEVSLLPEREADEYFTSRPRQSRVGACVSKQSEVVASRQLLEEQYDQFRSERKGKSIARPEFWKGYVVSPVRFEFWQGRKNRLHDRFRYIPSPDGGWSIDRLYP